A DNA window from Borrelia sp. HM contains the following coding sequences:
- the truB gene encoding tRNA pseudouridine(55) synthase TruB, which produces MMDGIVLLNKKAGITSCSTLLPLKKYFSTSRVGHTGTLDKFASGLLVVLVGKYTKLSSYITFLDKEYVSEFEFGIETDTLDPNGRVLNTTDYVPSLEELNRGIKSFLGEIYQIPPKFSAVHFEGKRAYKLALGRESFELKPRKIKIYDIEILNYNIDFRILKLRIKCSKGTYIRSIARDLALSLGSFAYVKSLERIRVGDFKLDSACFCEDCNVNSLISLESLGFFEKIYVNNNMIKVIQNGIYINILINVGEFKLFKSRDEEMLALIYGIGFNKYKYIIIF; this is translated from the coding sequence GTGATGGATGGAATTGTTTTATTAAATAAGAAAGCTGGCATAACGTCTTGTAGCACGCTGTTACCTTTAAAAAAATATTTCTCTACAAGTCGAGTTGGACATACTGGGACTCTTGATAAATTTGCAAGTGGTCTTTTAGTTGTTCTTGTTGGTAAATATACTAAACTTTCAAGTTATATTACATTTTTAGATAAAGAGTATGTATCAGAATTTGAATTTGGAATTGAAACTGATACTCTTGATCCTAATGGTAGAGTATTAAATACAACAGATTATGTTCCAAGTTTAGAAGAATTAAATCGTGGAATTAAATCTTTTTTAGGGGAAATTTATCAAATTCCTCCTAAATTTTCTGCAGTGCATTTTGAGGGAAAAAGAGCTTATAAGTTGGCTCTTGGTAGAGAATCTTTTGAACTTAAACCTCGAAAGATTAAAATATATGATATTGAAATCCTAAACTATAATATTGATTTTCGTATTTTGAAATTAAGAATAAAATGTTCTAAAGGAACATATATTAGAAGTATAGCAAGAGATTTGGCACTTTCTTTAGGATCTTTTGCTTATGTGAAGAGTCTTGAGAGAATTAGAGTTGGAGATTTTAAATTGGATAGTGCTTGCTTTTGTGAGGATTGTAATGTAAATTCTTTAATCAGTTTAGAATCTTTAGGATTTTTTGAAAAAATTTATGTTAATAATAATATGATTAAGGTTATTCAAAATGGTATTTATATAAATATTCTTATTAATGTTGGTGAATTTAAGCTTTTTAAGTCTAGAGATGAAGAGATGTTAGCATTAATTTATGGCATTGGTTTTAATAAATACAAATATATTATTATTTTTTGA
- the rpsO gene encoding 30S ribosomal protein S15, with the protein MVNKEQKQKIITEFGKNPNDTGSVEVQIALITGRIKYLTEHLKNNKKDHSSKRGLLKLVGQRRSLLRYYQRKNLEAYRTLIAKLGLRK; encoded by the coding sequence ATGGTTAATAAAGAACAAAAACAAAAAATAATTACAGAATTTGGAAAAAATCCGAATGATACAGGTTCGGTTGAAGTTCAAATAGCATTGATTACAGGTAGAATAAAGTATTTAACAGAGCATTTGAAGAATAATAAAAAAGATCATAGTTCTAAGAGGGGTTTATTGAAGTTGGTTGGACAGAGAAGAAGCCTTTTAAGATATTATCAGAGAAAAAATTTGGAAGCTTATAGAACCTTGATAGCTAAACTTGGACTTAGAAAGTAA
- the pnp gene encoding polyribonucleotide nucleotidyltransferase, whose translation MKKVLKLKIGREDLILETGLLAKQANGAVLATYGGSTVLATVCCSDLVREDLDFVPLSVEYNEKYYAAGKIPGGFIKREGKPKDKEVLVSRLIDRPMRPLFDKRFGREIQVVPTTLSTDQMNPPDIVGMNAAFASVFLSDIPFNGPIAAVRIAYLNNEFIVNPSFSEIEDSMLDIVVAGSLDGITMVEGGANEVSEEILLSAIDQAYEYIKQICNLQKEFMSIMQNKEKLPLAYEERVFEFKDELKSLIYSELRDACFVKGKLNRDRAIKLVKTKAYEHFSSLNQVNEENEFLFYKAFDGFEQEIVRKSILEDNLRTDGRTPTQIRNIVAEIDLLKRTHGSALFTRGETQALAVTTLGTSIDEQIMDDIDGDKRLNFMLHYNFPPFSVGETGRLMTGRREIGHGHLAQRSLEAMLPKKDNFPYTIRVVSEVLESNGSSSMATVCSGSMSLMAAGVPVKEQVAGIAMGLVSEGDKYVVLSDILGEEDHLGDMDFKVAGTKNGITGFQMDIKISNVTRHLMKEALEQARIGRMHILSIMDSVISRSRYDISVNAPKIIQLQIDIDKISLVIGSTGKTVKAITDEFEVRVQIEQDGRINLFGTDSLKMQKAKERIESIVREPKVGEIYEGIVKKINSFGAFVELTPIKEGFLSNRAKLKDDRYSDVRNSRYGNNRYSRYGSRDNKTTFGIRPPRLEEGQKIKVRISDIDKFGKIELEFVRD comes from the coding sequence TTGAAAAAAGTTTTAAAGTTGAAAATAGGAAGGGAAGACTTGATTTTAGAGACGGGTTTATTGGCCAAACAAGCAAATGGCGCAGTTCTTGCTACTTATGGTGGTTCTACTGTTCTTGCTACGGTTTGTTGTTCAGATTTAGTTCGTGAAGATTTAGATTTTGTCCCTTTATCAGTTGAATATAATGAGAAGTATTATGCTGCTGGGAAAATTCCTGGAGGGTTTATTAAGAGAGAAGGTAAACCAAAAGATAAAGAAGTACTTGTTTCTAGGTTAATAGATAGACCCATGAGACCCCTTTTTGATAAGAGATTTGGTAGGGAAATTCAGGTTGTGCCTACTACTTTATCTACGGATCAGATGAATCCTCCTGATATTGTTGGGATGAATGCTGCTTTTGCATCAGTTTTTTTATCAGATATACCTTTTAATGGTCCAATTGCGGCTGTTAGAATAGCTTACTTAAATAATGAATTTATAGTAAATCCTTCTTTTAGTGAAATTGAAGATTCTATGCTTGATATTGTTGTTGCTGGGAGTTTGGACGGGATTACAATGGTTGAAGGTGGTGCTAATGAAGTTAGCGAAGAAATTTTACTGTCCGCTATAGATCAAGCTTATGAATATATTAAACAAATTTGTAATCTCCAAAAGGAATTTATGTCTATAATGCAGAATAAAGAAAAATTACCACTTGCTTATGAGGAAAGAGTATTTGAATTTAAGGATGAACTTAAGAGTTTAATTTATTCTGAACTTAGAGATGCTTGCTTTGTTAAGGGTAAGCTTAATCGAGATCGAGCTATAAAGTTAGTTAAAACTAAGGCCTATGAACATTTTTCTTCTCTCAATCAAGTAAATGAAGAGAATGAGTTTCTTTTTTATAAGGCTTTTGATGGATTTGAGCAAGAAATTGTTAGAAAATCAATACTTGAAGATAATCTTAGAACTGATGGACGTACTCCTACACAAATAAGAAATATTGTTGCTGAAATTGATCTCTTAAAGCGAACCCATGGTTCTGCTCTTTTTACAAGAGGTGAAACTCAAGCATTAGCTGTAACTACTTTGGGTACAAGCATTGATGAACAGATAATGGATGATATTGATGGCGATAAGCGTCTTAATTTTATGCTTCATTATAATTTTCCTCCATTTTCTGTTGGAGAGACAGGTAGGCTGATGACTGGAAGACGTGAAATTGGACATGGGCATTTGGCTCAGAGGTCTTTAGAAGCTATGTTACCTAAAAAAGATAATTTCCCATATACTATTAGGGTAGTATCTGAAGTTTTAGAGTCCAATGGTTCATCTTCCATGGCCACAGTATGTTCTGGGAGTATGTCTTTAATGGCAGCGGGGGTTCCTGTTAAGGAGCAAGTTGCAGGAATAGCAATGGGACTTGTTAGTGAGGGTGATAAGTATGTTGTTTTAAGTGATATTCTTGGAGAAGAGGATCATTTAGGGGATATGGACTTTAAGGTAGCAGGAACTAAGAATGGAATTACTGGTTTTCAGATGGATATTAAGATTTCAAATGTTACAAGGCATTTAATGAAGGAAGCTCTTGAACAGGCACGAATTGGGAGAATGCATATTCTCTCTATTATGGATTCTGTAATTTCAAGATCAAGGTATGATATATCTGTTAATGCTCCAAAAATTATTCAATTACAAATTGATATTGATAAAATTTCGCTTGTTATTGGCTCTACTGGTAAAACAGTTAAAGCAATTACAGATGAATTTGAAGTTAGAGTGCAAATTGAGCAAGATGGAAGAATTAATCTTTTTGGAACTGATAGCTTAAAAATGCAAAAAGCTAAAGAAAGGATAGAGAGTATTGTTAGAGAACCTAAGGTTGGTGAAATTTATGAAGGAATTGTTAAAAAGATTAACAGTTTTGGAGCTTTCGTTGAGCTTACTCCTATAAAAGAAGGATTTTTGAGTAATCGAGCAAAATTAAAA